In Polyangiaceae bacterium, a genomic segment contains:
- a CDS encoding protein kinase, with product MVQAKPQRRTDDPSLNKVIAGRYRLEARIGEGGMGIVYRARHVLIDRVVAVKLIRPDLRGETHLRAWMLREARAANRVDHAHIIDIHDIGETDEGELYLVMEYLVGTPLSAEIARGQMPIQRAVDIIEQMGAALARAHDLGVVHRDLKSDNILLTARGGRRDFVKILDFGLAALAHDPRLAPKGAVFGTPEYMSPEQARGEQAGPQSDLYALGILFFEMLTGQLPFRSSDRDTLLEMQRKSPAPRPATIRKDCHPVAERIVLRLLEKDPRKRYRDGHHLLEELKALQRSLPSQGWEKDSSVAPAAAPPPPPPPRSPGVTEWANRAGLFSRMIARAYPSGNGPPEVLQGAARLWDTAAKANGLEGEIASHTRKLEALERRGRALRAEIGRKVEELAQEESRSLRDAAAFAEEEEAARTELSRTEKEALETLSQADAAERAGRGSRAIFERAGASRAMVEAKRQWLDTRRAKREAKEGVARDLRRQIEELRDQLARYAEALEEDLAQGREKVAARSREGLRYEKAFMENSNLLIGHLKGKPECRDLLNELISSSEGESKNSRGSDR from the coding sequence ATGGTACAGGCCAAACCCCAGCGCCGAACTGACGACCCATCCCTGAACAAAGTCATCGCGGGGCGATACCGCCTCGAAGCGCGCATCGGCGAAGGCGGCATGGGCATCGTCTATCGCGCGCGTCACGTGCTGATCGACCGTGTCGTTGCGGTAAAGCTCATCCGCCCTGATTTACGCGGGGAAACGCACCTCCGGGCTTGGATGTTGCGCGAGGCGCGCGCCGCGAATCGCGTCGATCACGCGCACATCATCGACATCCACGATATCGGTGAGACTGACGAGGGCGAACTCTATCTGGTGATGGAGTACCTGGTCGGCACGCCCCTCTCTGCAGAGATTGCGCGCGGGCAGATGCCCATCCAACGCGCCGTCGATATCATCGAGCAGATGGGCGCCGCTTTGGCTCGCGCCCACGACCTAGGCGTCGTCCATCGCGACCTCAAGAGCGACAACATCTTGCTCACGGCGCGGGGCGGTCGACGGGACTTCGTGAAGATCCTGGACTTCGGTCTGGCGGCACTCGCTCACGACCCAAGGCTTGCGCCCAAGGGGGCCGTCTTCGGTACGCCCGAGTACATGTCGCCGGAGCAAGCGCGCGGCGAACAAGCGGGGCCGCAGTCTGACCTCTACGCGCTCGGCATCCTGTTCTTCGAAATGCTGACGGGCCAGCTGCCGTTCCGCTCGAGTGACCGCGACACGCTGCTCGAGATGCAGCGTAAATCGCCAGCGCCGCGCCCCGCGACGATTCGCAAGGACTGTCATCCGGTCGCAGAGCGCATCGTGCTGCGCCTGCTCGAGAAAGATCCCCGCAAGCGCTACCGCGATGGCCATCATTTGCTTGAAGAGCTCAAGGCGCTACAGCGCTCTCTGCCCTCCCAGGGCTGGGAGAAGGATAGCAGCGTCGCGCCGGCTGCAGCCCCACCGCCTCCACCGCCCCCACGCTCACCGGGCGTGACCGAGTGGGCCAACCGCGCAGGGCTGTTCTCCCGCATGATCGCGCGAGCGTATCCGTCCGGCAATGGTCCTCCCGAGGTACTGCAAGGCGCTGCACGGCTGTGGGACACCGCGGCCAAGGCCAACGGCCTCGAGGGAGAGATCGCCAGTCATACGCGCAAGCTCGAAGCCCTGGAACGCCGTGGCCGCGCTCTCCGCGCGGAAATTGGTCGTAAGGTGGAGGAACTCGCTCAAGAGGAGTCCCGTTCCTTGCGCGATGCGGCTGCCTTCGCCGAGGAGGAGGAAGCGGCCCGGACGGAGCTTTCTCGCACCGAGAAGGAAGCCCTGGAGACCTTGTCTCAGGCGGACGCTGCAGAACGCGCCGGACGCGGCTCCCGTGCGATCTTCGAGCGTGCCGGAGCGAGCCGCGCGATGGTCGAAGCCAAGCGACAATGGCTCGACACCCGCCGGGCAAAGCGCGAAGCCAAGGAAGGGGTCGCGCGAGACCTGAGGCGGCAAATCGAAGAGCTCCGAGATCAACTCGCGCGCTACGCGGAGGCCCTCGAAGAGGACCTGGCGCAGGGAAGAGAAAAGGTCGCGGCGCGATCGCGTGAAGGCTTGCGCTACGAGAAGGCCTTCATGGAGAACAGCAACCTGCTGATCGGCCACTTGAAGGGCAAGCCGGAGTGCCGAGATCTGCTGAATGAGCTGATTTCGTCATCCGAAGGCGAGAGCAAGAACTCCCGCGGTTCGGATCGCTGA